The Patescibacteria group bacterium genome includes a window with the following:
- a CDS encoding type II secretion system protein GspE, with translation GKVYLYRGKGCDKCSQQGYLGRVGIFEVMTVSSKIAKLILERRPESDIEKDAVGEGMVTLLQDGYLKTLEGITTIEEVLRVAKE, from the coding sequence GGGGAAAGTGTATTTGTACCGCGGAAAAGGTTGCGATAAATGCAGTCAACAAGGGTATTTGGGGAGAGTTGGAATTTTTGAGGTTATGACGGTAAGTTCCAAAATCGCAAAACTAATTCTGGAGAGAAGACCTGAAAGCGATATTGAAAAGGACGCGGTAGGTGAGGGTATGGTTACGCTTTTGCAGGATGGGTATCTTAAAACATTGGAAGGCATTACAACTATAGAGGAAGTGTTAAGGGTGGCGAAGGAATAA